In Phaseolus vulgaris cultivar G19833 chromosome 10, P. vulgaris v2.0, whole genome shotgun sequence, a single genomic region encodes these proteins:
- the LOC137819379 gene encoding uncharacterized protein, protein MGRRDINPSYDEVHPRAARYIVAHRICAVGDVRVQLDGLTHDDVIWTPYEYHRLSRPFETIYLFSGHLRLGSLSQRHMPERVLRQFGYEQSIPPSPMPTESPGAHVIDQRWLQFDHYLVTGLTAASSPSACVPEYMSWFRMVSHPYIRRGELGDRPSVVPRRRLRSPNAEQAGLSSQDERAHSGIFRRIVSILQRMIDCRQVTEGTDAYESTEATLHLARSVTDDGAVYTRRSRNVRGRR, encoded by the exons ATGGGAAGAAGGGATATTAATCCCTCATATGACGAGGTACATCCGCGGGCAGCACGATACATTGTTGCCCATCGGATTTGTGCGGTTGGTGATGTGCGGGTGCAGTTGGATGGGCTCACACACGATGACGTCATCTGGACTCCATATGAGTACCACAGATTGAGCAGGCCATTTGAGACCATTTATTTATTCTCGGGTCACCTACGATTGGGCAGCTTATCACAGAGACATATGCCCGAGCGTGTGTTGCGCCAATTTGGCTACGAGCAGAGCATTCCACCATCACCGATGCCGACTGAGAGTCCTGGTGCACATGTCATTGATCAAAGGTGGTTGCAATTTGATCACTACTTGGTGACAGGTTTGACAGCTGCTTCTAGTCCATCTGCATGTGTTCCTGAGTACATGTCTTGGTTCAGGATGGTGTCACACCCATACATTCGCAGAGGTGAGCTTGGAGATCGACCCAGTGTTGTACCACGTCGTCGCCTTCGTAGTCCAAATGCTGAGCAGGCAGGTCTCTCGTCTCAAGATGAGCGTGCACATtcg GGTATATTTAGGCGCATTGTTAGTATTCTCCAACGCATGATAGATTGTCGTCAGGTCACTGAAGGCACTGACGCATATGAGAGTACAGAGGCAACACTGCATTTAGCCCGAAGCGTGACAGATGATGGGGCGGTGTACACTAGACGATCACGTAATGTTCGTGGACGTCgttga
- the LOC137818097 gene encoding methionine aminopeptidase 1A-like isoform X1 yields the protein MAGESDVSENNISCANCAKPANLQCPKCMELKLPRAGSAFCSQECFKSSWSSHKSVHLKAKLSSPDTQNSGSVSEGWLYCLKSGQARTPKLPYFDWTGSLRPYPISSKRVVPDQIDKPDWADDGIPKIEPSSGLQYTVEVKTPDQIQRMRETCHIAREVLDAAARIIQPGVMTDEIDRVVHEATIAAGGYPSPLNYNFFPKSCCTSVNEVICHGIPDARKLEDGDIVNVDVSVYYKGVHADLNETYFVGNIDEESCQLVKCTYECLEKAISIVKPGIRFREIGEVISRHASVSGFSVARSYCGHGIGELFHCAPNIPHYARNKAVGVMKAGQTFTIEPMINAGVWRDRMWPDGWTDVTADGKRSAQFEHTLLVTDTGVEVLTGRLQTSPSVFPWLNS from the exons ATGGCGGGTGAATCTGATGTGTCCGAAAACAACATCTCTTGTGCTAACTGTGCCAAACCCGCCAATCTTCA GTGCCCAAAGTGCATGGAACTGAAGCTTCCTCGTGCAGGTTCTGCCTTCTG CTCTCAGGAATGTTTCAAATCTTCATGGAGCTCTCACAAATCAGTGCATCTGAAGGCAAAACTATCCTCACCAGACACCCAAAATTCAGGCTCAGTCAGTGAAGGTTGGTTATATTGTTTAAAGAGCGGGCAGGCTCGAACACCAAAGCTTCCTTACTTTGACTGGACTGG ATCACTGCGACCATATCCCATTTCCAGTAAACGGGTTGTCCCAGATCAAATTGATAAGCCTGATTGGGCTGATGAT GGAATTCCAAAAATTGAGCCCAGTAGTGGTCTGCAGTATACTGTTGAG GTCAAAACTCCAGATCAAATCCAGAGAATGAGGGAAACTTGTCAT ATTGCAAGGGAGGTGTTGGATGCAGCTGCTAGGATTATTCAGCCTGGTGTGATGACTGATGAGATTGATAGAGTTGTTCATGAGGCAACTATTGCTGCAG GAGGATATCCATCACCTCTCAATTACAATTTCTTCCCTAAATCTTGCTGCAC GTCAGTTAATGAAGTAATCTGCCATGGAATTCCTGACGCGAG GAAGCTTGAGGATGGTGACATTGTAAATGTTGATGTCTCTGTGTACTATAAAGGTGTTCATG CTGATCTCAATGAAACATACTTTGTGGGAAACATTGATGAAGAGTCTTGCCAATTGGTAAAATGCACATATGAGTGCCTGGAGAAGGCAATATCCATTG TTAAACCTGGGATACGGTTTCGCGAAATTGGTGAAGTTATTAGTCGTCATGCTTCAGTGTCTGGCTTCTCAGTG GCAAGATCATATTGTGGTCATGGAATTGGAGAGCTCTTCCATTGTGCACCAAACATTCCTCATTATGCTA GAAATAAAGCAGTTGGTGTGATGAAGGCTGGACAAACCTTTACAATTGAACCAATGATCAATGCTG gTGTCTGGCGTGATCGAATGTGGCCTGATGGATGGACTGATGTTACAGCCGATGGTAAACGAAGTGCTCAATTTGAGCATACTCTTCTG GTGACAGATACTGGTGTTGAAGTTTTAACAGGGAGGTTGCAGACATCACCAAGTGTTTTTCCTTGGCTAAATTCATAA
- the LOC137815186 gene encoding protein FAR1-RELATED SEQUENCE 3-like produces the protein MLLDRDNYLHWSTCHESSNIVSDIFWTHPDAVKLLNAFNIVFLMDTTYKTNKYRLPLLEIVGVTCTGLSFSAGFAFLSSEKEKNFIWALQKFRGSLLTSHVGPEVIVCDRDLALMNAINIVFPKARNLLCRFHINKNVKAKCKMLVDSVEAWEVVMDSWRTIIDCTDIAQFDEFVKSFETICSPWPLLIEYVKNTWIIPHKEKFVKCWTNSLMHLGNTTSNRVESAHWSLKRILQNSMGDLCSCWDAIKHVIILQHNEIKASFEMSLHVIGHTFNVQLYKMLVGFVSKHALILIAEEFDRSMMWGLIVNVVDVYLDGLTDYHVLVN, from the exons ATGTTGTTAGACCGTGACAACTATCTTCACTGGAGTACGTGTCATGAGTCTTCCAATATTGttagtgatattttttggaCTCATCCTGATGCTGTGAAACTTTTGAATGCATTTAACATTGTATTCTTGATGGATACGacttacaaaacaaacaagtatCGACTGCCTTTGCTTGAGATTGTTGGTGTGACTTGTACAGGTTTGTCCTTTTCTGCTGGTTTTGCATTCTTATCTAGCGAGAAGGAAAAGAACTTCATATGGGCACTACAAAAATTTAGAGGGTCACTTTTGACATCGCATGTGGGGCCTGAAGTCATTGTTTGTGATAGAGATCTTGCTTTGATGAATGCTATCAATATTGTGTTTCCTAAAGCAAGAAACCTTCTTTGTCGGTTTCATATCAATAAGAATGTTAAAGCAAAGTGTAAAATGTTGGTTGATTCTGTCGAGGCTTGGGAAGTTGTGATGGATTCATGGAGGACTATCATTGATTGTACAGATATTGCTCAATTTGATGAGTTTGTTAAAAGTTTTGAAACTATTTGTTCACCGTGGCCATTACTTATTGAATATGTGAAGAACACATGGATTATTCCGCACAAAGAAAAATTTGTAAAGTGTTGGACAAATTCATTAATGCATTTGGGAAATACAACATCAAACAG GGTTGAATCAGCTCATTGGTCTTTGAAACGAATATTACAAAATAGCATGGGAGACTTGTGCTCATGTTGGGATGCTATCAAGCATGTTATTATACTTCAACATAATGAAATCAAGGCATCCTTTGAAATGAGTCTACATGTGATAGGACACACATTCAATGTGCAGTTGTACAAGATGTTGGTTGGCTTTGTATCTAAACATGCTTTGATTCTCATTGCTGAAGAGTTTGATCGGTCAATGATGTGGGGTTTGATAGTGAATGTTGTGGATGTGTACTTAGACGGACTCACGGATTACCATGTGCTTGTCAATTAG
- the LOC137818097 gene encoding methionine aminopeptidase 1A-like isoform X6: MELKLPRAGSAFCSQECFKSSWSSHKSVHLKAKLSSPDTQNSGSVSEGWLYCLKSGQARTPKLPYFDWTGSLRPYPISSKRVVPDQIDKPDWADDGIPKIEPSSGLQYTVEVKTPDQIQRMRETCHIAREVLDAAARIIQPGVMTDEIDRVVHEATIAAGGYPSPLNYNFFPKSCCTSVNEVICHGIPDARKLEDGDIVNVDVSVYYKGVHADLNETYFVGNIDEESCQLVKCTYECLEKAISIVKPGIRFREIGEVISRHASVSGFSVARSYCGHGIGELFHCAPNIPHYARNKAVGVMKAGQTFTIEPMINAGVWRDRMWPDGWTDVTADGKRSAQFEHTLLVTDTGVEVLTGRLQTSPSVFPWLNS, from the exons ATGGAACTGAAGCTTCCTCGTGCAGGTTCTGCCTTCTG CTCTCAGGAATGTTTCAAATCTTCATGGAGCTCTCACAAATCAGTGCATCTGAAGGCAAAACTATCCTCACCAGACACCCAAAATTCAGGCTCAGTCAGTGAAGGTTGGTTATATTGTTTAAAGAGCGGGCAGGCTCGAACACCAAAGCTTCCTTACTTTGACTGGACTGG ATCACTGCGACCATATCCCATTTCCAGTAAACGGGTTGTCCCAGATCAAATTGATAAGCCTGATTGGGCTGATGAT GGAATTCCAAAAATTGAGCCCAGTAGTGGTCTGCAGTATACTGTTGAG GTCAAAACTCCAGATCAAATCCAGAGAATGAGGGAAACTTGTCAT ATTGCAAGGGAGGTGTTGGATGCAGCTGCTAGGATTATTCAGCCTGGTGTGATGACTGATGAGATTGATAGAGTTGTTCATGAGGCAACTATTGCTGCAG GAGGATATCCATCACCTCTCAATTACAATTTCTTCCCTAAATCTTGCTGCAC GTCAGTTAATGAAGTAATCTGCCATGGAATTCCTGACGCGAG GAAGCTTGAGGATGGTGACATTGTAAATGTTGATGTCTCTGTGTACTATAAAGGTGTTCATG CTGATCTCAATGAAACATACTTTGTGGGAAACATTGATGAAGAGTCTTGCCAATTGGTAAAATGCACATATGAGTGCCTGGAGAAGGCAATATCCATTG TTAAACCTGGGATACGGTTTCGCGAAATTGGTGAAGTTATTAGTCGTCATGCTTCAGTGTCTGGCTTCTCAGTG GCAAGATCATATTGTGGTCATGGAATTGGAGAGCTCTTCCATTGTGCACCAAACATTCCTCATTATGCTA GAAATAAAGCAGTTGGTGTGATGAAGGCTGGACAAACCTTTACAATTGAACCAATGATCAATGCTG gTGTCTGGCGTGATCGAATGTGGCCTGATGGATGGACTGATGTTACAGCCGATGGTAAACGAAGTGCTCAATTTGAGCATACTCTTCTG GTGACAGATACTGGTGTTGAAGTTTTAACAGGGAGGTTGCAGACATCACCAAGTGTTTTTCCTTGGCTAAATTCATAA
- the LOC137818097 gene encoding methionine aminopeptidase 1A-like isoform X3, translating into MSPHSLSLPQVPKVHGTEASSCRFCLLECFKSSWSSHKSVHLKAKLSSPDTQNSGSVSEGWLYCLKSGQARTPKLPYFDWTGSLRPYPISSKRVVPDQIDKPDWADDGIPKIEPSSGLQYTVEVKTPDQIQRMRETCHIAREVLDAAARIIQPGVMTDEIDRVVHEATIAAGGYPSPLNYNFFPKSCCTSVNEVICHGIPDARKLEDGDIVNVDVSVYYKGVHADLNETYFVGNIDEESCQLVKCTYECLEKAISIVKPGIRFREIGEVISRHASVSGFSVARSYCGHGIGELFHCAPNIPHYARNKAVGVMKAGQTFTIEPMINAGVWRDRMWPDGWTDVTADGKRSAQFEHTLLVTDTGVEVLTGRLQTSPSVFPWLNS; encoded by the exons ATGTCtcctcactctctctctctcccgcAG GTGCCCAAAGTGCATGGAACTGAAGCTTCCTCGTGCAGGTTCTGCCTTCTG GAATGTTTCAAATCTTCATGGAGCTCTCACAAATCAGTGCATCTGAAGGCAAAACTATCCTCACCAGACACCCAAAATTCAGGCTCAGTCAGTGAAGGTTGGTTATATTGTTTAAAGAGCGGGCAGGCTCGAACACCAAAGCTTCCTTACTTTGACTGGACTGG ATCACTGCGACCATATCCCATTTCCAGTAAACGGGTTGTCCCAGATCAAATTGATAAGCCTGATTGGGCTGATGAT GGAATTCCAAAAATTGAGCCCAGTAGTGGTCTGCAGTATACTGTTGAG GTCAAAACTCCAGATCAAATCCAGAGAATGAGGGAAACTTGTCAT ATTGCAAGGGAGGTGTTGGATGCAGCTGCTAGGATTATTCAGCCTGGTGTGATGACTGATGAGATTGATAGAGTTGTTCATGAGGCAACTATTGCTGCAG GAGGATATCCATCACCTCTCAATTACAATTTCTTCCCTAAATCTTGCTGCAC GTCAGTTAATGAAGTAATCTGCCATGGAATTCCTGACGCGAG GAAGCTTGAGGATGGTGACATTGTAAATGTTGATGTCTCTGTGTACTATAAAGGTGTTCATG CTGATCTCAATGAAACATACTTTGTGGGAAACATTGATGAAGAGTCTTGCCAATTGGTAAAATGCACATATGAGTGCCTGGAGAAGGCAATATCCATTG TTAAACCTGGGATACGGTTTCGCGAAATTGGTGAAGTTATTAGTCGTCATGCTTCAGTGTCTGGCTTCTCAGTG GCAAGATCATATTGTGGTCATGGAATTGGAGAGCTCTTCCATTGTGCACCAAACATTCCTCATTATGCTA GAAATAAAGCAGTTGGTGTGATGAAGGCTGGACAAACCTTTACAATTGAACCAATGATCAATGCTG gTGTCTGGCGTGATCGAATGTGGCCTGATGGATGGACTGATGTTACAGCCGATGGTAAACGAAGTGCTCAATTTGAGCATACTCTTCTG GTGACAGATACTGGTGTTGAAGTTTTAACAGGGAGGTTGCAGACATCACCAAGTGTTTTTCCTTGGCTAAATTCATAA
- the LOC137818097 gene encoding methionine aminopeptidase 1A-like isoform X5 yields MSPHSLSLPQVPKVHGTEASSCSSQECFKSSWSSHKSVHLKAKLSSPDTQNSGSVSEGWLYCLKSGQARTPKLPYFDWTGSLRPYPISSKRVVPDQIDKPDWADDGIPKIEPSSGLQYTVEVKTPDQIQRMRETCHIAREVLDAAARIIQPGVMTDEIDRVVHEATIAAGGYPSPLNYNFFPKSCCTSVNEVICHGIPDARKLEDGDIVNVDVSVYYKGVHADLNETYFVGNIDEESCQLVKCTYECLEKAISIVKPGIRFREIGEVISRHASVSGFSVARSYCGHGIGELFHCAPNIPHYARNKAVGVMKAGQTFTIEPMINAGVWRDRMWPDGWTDVTADGKRSAQFEHTLLVTDTGVEVLTGRLQTSPSVFPWLNS; encoded by the exons ATGTCtcctcactctctctctctcccgcAG GTGCCCAAAGTGCATGGAACTGAAGCTTCCTCGTGCAG CTCTCAGGAATGTTTCAAATCTTCATGGAGCTCTCACAAATCAGTGCATCTGAAGGCAAAACTATCCTCACCAGACACCCAAAATTCAGGCTCAGTCAGTGAAGGTTGGTTATATTGTTTAAAGAGCGGGCAGGCTCGAACACCAAAGCTTCCTTACTTTGACTGGACTGG ATCACTGCGACCATATCCCATTTCCAGTAAACGGGTTGTCCCAGATCAAATTGATAAGCCTGATTGGGCTGATGAT GGAATTCCAAAAATTGAGCCCAGTAGTGGTCTGCAGTATACTGTTGAG GTCAAAACTCCAGATCAAATCCAGAGAATGAGGGAAACTTGTCAT ATTGCAAGGGAGGTGTTGGATGCAGCTGCTAGGATTATTCAGCCTGGTGTGATGACTGATGAGATTGATAGAGTTGTTCATGAGGCAACTATTGCTGCAG GAGGATATCCATCACCTCTCAATTACAATTTCTTCCCTAAATCTTGCTGCAC GTCAGTTAATGAAGTAATCTGCCATGGAATTCCTGACGCGAG GAAGCTTGAGGATGGTGACATTGTAAATGTTGATGTCTCTGTGTACTATAAAGGTGTTCATG CTGATCTCAATGAAACATACTTTGTGGGAAACATTGATGAAGAGTCTTGCCAATTGGTAAAATGCACATATGAGTGCCTGGAGAAGGCAATATCCATTG TTAAACCTGGGATACGGTTTCGCGAAATTGGTGAAGTTATTAGTCGTCATGCTTCAGTGTCTGGCTTCTCAGTG GCAAGATCATATTGTGGTCATGGAATTGGAGAGCTCTTCCATTGTGCACCAAACATTCCTCATTATGCTA GAAATAAAGCAGTTGGTGTGATGAAGGCTGGACAAACCTTTACAATTGAACCAATGATCAATGCTG gTGTCTGGCGTGATCGAATGTGGCCTGATGGATGGACTGATGTTACAGCCGATGGTAAACGAAGTGCTCAATTTGAGCATACTCTTCTG GTGACAGATACTGGTGTTGAAGTTTTAACAGGGAGGTTGCAGACATCACCAAGTGTTTTTCCTTGGCTAAATTCATAA
- the LOC137818097 gene encoding methionine aminopeptidase 1A-like isoform X4 — MMVLQLGDCGLVPKVHGTEASSCSSQECFKSSWSSHKSVHLKAKLSSPDTQNSGSVSEGWLYCLKSGQARTPKLPYFDWTGSLRPYPISSKRVVPDQIDKPDWADDGIPKIEPSSGLQYTVEVKTPDQIQRMRETCHIAREVLDAAARIIQPGVMTDEIDRVVHEATIAAGGYPSPLNYNFFPKSCCTSVNEVICHGIPDARKLEDGDIVNVDVSVYYKGVHADLNETYFVGNIDEESCQLVKCTYECLEKAISIVKPGIRFREIGEVISRHASVSGFSVARSYCGHGIGELFHCAPNIPHYARNKAVGVMKAGQTFTIEPMINAGVWRDRMWPDGWTDVTADGKRSAQFEHTLLVTDTGVEVLTGRLQTSPSVFPWLNS; from the exons ATGATGGTCTTGCAATTGGGTGATTGTGGTTTG GTGCCCAAAGTGCATGGAACTGAAGCTTCCTCGTGCAG CTCTCAGGAATGTTTCAAATCTTCATGGAGCTCTCACAAATCAGTGCATCTGAAGGCAAAACTATCCTCACCAGACACCCAAAATTCAGGCTCAGTCAGTGAAGGTTGGTTATATTGTTTAAAGAGCGGGCAGGCTCGAACACCAAAGCTTCCTTACTTTGACTGGACTGG ATCACTGCGACCATATCCCATTTCCAGTAAACGGGTTGTCCCAGATCAAATTGATAAGCCTGATTGGGCTGATGAT GGAATTCCAAAAATTGAGCCCAGTAGTGGTCTGCAGTATACTGTTGAG GTCAAAACTCCAGATCAAATCCAGAGAATGAGGGAAACTTGTCAT ATTGCAAGGGAGGTGTTGGATGCAGCTGCTAGGATTATTCAGCCTGGTGTGATGACTGATGAGATTGATAGAGTTGTTCATGAGGCAACTATTGCTGCAG GAGGATATCCATCACCTCTCAATTACAATTTCTTCCCTAAATCTTGCTGCAC GTCAGTTAATGAAGTAATCTGCCATGGAATTCCTGACGCGAG GAAGCTTGAGGATGGTGACATTGTAAATGTTGATGTCTCTGTGTACTATAAAGGTGTTCATG CTGATCTCAATGAAACATACTTTGTGGGAAACATTGATGAAGAGTCTTGCCAATTGGTAAAATGCACATATGAGTGCCTGGAGAAGGCAATATCCATTG TTAAACCTGGGATACGGTTTCGCGAAATTGGTGAAGTTATTAGTCGTCATGCTTCAGTGTCTGGCTTCTCAGTG GCAAGATCATATTGTGGTCATGGAATTGGAGAGCTCTTCCATTGTGCACCAAACATTCCTCATTATGCTA GAAATAAAGCAGTTGGTGTGATGAAGGCTGGACAAACCTTTACAATTGAACCAATGATCAATGCTG gTGTCTGGCGTGATCGAATGTGGCCTGATGGATGGACTGATGTTACAGCCGATGGTAAACGAAGTGCTCAATTTGAGCATACTCTTCTG GTGACAGATACTGGTGTTGAAGTTTTAACAGGGAGGTTGCAGACATCACCAAGTGTTTTTCCTTGGCTAAATTCATAA
- the LOC137818097 gene encoding methionine aminopeptidase 1A-like isoform X2, which translates to MMVLQLGDCGLVPKVHGTEASSCRFCLLECFKSSWSSHKSVHLKAKLSSPDTQNSGSVSEGWLYCLKSGQARTPKLPYFDWTGSLRPYPISSKRVVPDQIDKPDWADDGIPKIEPSSGLQYTVEVKTPDQIQRMRETCHIAREVLDAAARIIQPGVMTDEIDRVVHEATIAAGGYPSPLNYNFFPKSCCTSVNEVICHGIPDARKLEDGDIVNVDVSVYYKGVHADLNETYFVGNIDEESCQLVKCTYECLEKAISIVKPGIRFREIGEVISRHASVSGFSVARSYCGHGIGELFHCAPNIPHYARNKAVGVMKAGQTFTIEPMINAGVWRDRMWPDGWTDVTADGKRSAQFEHTLLVTDTGVEVLTGRLQTSPSVFPWLNS; encoded by the exons ATGATGGTCTTGCAATTGGGTGATTGTGGTTTG GTGCCCAAAGTGCATGGAACTGAAGCTTCCTCGTGCAGGTTCTGCCTTCTG GAATGTTTCAAATCTTCATGGAGCTCTCACAAATCAGTGCATCTGAAGGCAAAACTATCCTCACCAGACACCCAAAATTCAGGCTCAGTCAGTGAAGGTTGGTTATATTGTTTAAAGAGCGGGCAGGCTCGAACACCAAAGCTTCCTTACTTTGACTGGACTGG ATCACTGCGACCATATCCCATTTCCAGTAAACGGGTTGTCCCAGATCAAATTGATAAGCCTGATTGGGCTGATGAT GGAATTCCAAAAATTGAGCCCAGTAGTGGTCTGCAGTATACTGTTGAG GTCAAAACTCCAGATCAAATCCAGAGAATGAGGGAAACTTGTCAT ATTGCAAGGGAGGTGTTGGATGCAGCTGCTAGGATTATTCAGCCTGGTGTGATGACTGATGAGATTGATAGAGTTGTTCATGAGGCAACTATTGCTGCAG GAGGATATCCATCACCTCTCAATTACAATTTCTTCCCTAAATCTTGCTGCAC GTCAGTTAATGAAGTAATCTGCCATGGAATTCCTGACGCGAG GAAGCTTGAGGATGGTGACATTGTAAATGTTGATGTCTCTGTGTACTATAAAGGTGTTCATG CTGATCTCAATGAAACATACTTTGTGGGAAACATTGATGAAGAGTCTTGCCAATTGGTAAAATGCACATATGAGTGCCTGGAGAAGGCAATATCCATTG TTAAACCTGGGATACGGTTTCGCGAAATTGGTGAAGTTATTAGTCGTCATGCTTCAGTGTCTGGCTTCTCAGTG GCAAGATCATATTGTGGTCATGGAATTGGAGAGCTCTTCCATTGTGCACCAAACATTCCTCATTATGCTA GAAATAAAGCAGTTGGTGTGATGAAGGCTGGACAAACCTTTACAATTGAACCAATGATCAATGCTG gTGTCTGGCGTGATCGAATGTGGCCTGATGGATGGACTGATGTTACAGCCGATGGTAAACGAAGTGCTCAATTTGAGCATACTCTTCTG GTGACAGATACTGGTGTTGAAGTTTTAACAGGGAGGTTGCAGACATCACCAAGTGTTTTTCCTTGGCTAAATTCATAA
- the LOC137815176 gene encoding uncharacterized protein, which yields MGVIPLSEVHVMWTRLSFSDLSECDSSSELSIQQEWDAILSRFQQSRQKDPQKSQTNKFQRSTKRIPSYFEHVDRIHIVNDSSSSLKTPKGKVKVTANTNAIPMLNQFHPKCHPYILDVIDVKADGHCGFRAIASLLGMGEESWPLTRMDLFKEISQWREEYATLLGGHQQVEHIKRSLLVDELSVASVDKWMTIPDMGYLIASRYNIILVKMVDDCPIPTADILWCTHCYPEARLWSSYYVGRMQSFTQLISISPKYVNLGDD from the exons ATGGGTGTCATTCCTCTTAGTGAAGTTCATGTTATGTGGACGAGACTAAGCTTTTCAGATTTATCTGAATGTGATTCATCATCTGAGTTGTCAATTCAACAAGAATGGGATGCCATTCTATCCCGGTTCCAACAG TCAAGACAAAAGGATCCCCAAAAGAGTCAAACAAATAAATTTCAGAGGTCTACAAAACGCATCCCTTCATATTTTGAGCATGTAGATCGCATCCATATTGTAAATGATAGCTCATCATCTTTGAAGACTCCTAAGGGAAAGGTTAAGGTGACGGCCAACACCAATGCAATTCCCATGCTTAATCAATTTCATCCGAAATGTCACCCTTATATTTTGGATGTAATAGATGTTAAAGCAGATGGACATTGTGGGTTTCGTGCTATTGCCTCCTTGTTGGGGATGGGTGAAGAGTCATGGCCACTTACCAGAATGGATTTATTCAAAGAAATATCTCAGTGGCGTGAAGAATATGCAACATTATTAGGTGGTCATCAACAGGTAGAACATATCAAGAGATCCCTACTAGTGGATGAGTTGTCAGTG GCTAGTGTTGACAAATGGATGACAATACCGGATATGGGATACTTAATAGCAAGCAGATACAATATTATCTTA GTAAAAATGGTTGATGATTGTCCCATACCTACCGCTGACATTTTATGGTGTACACATTGTTACCCAGAGGCAAGGTTATGGTCATCATATTACGTTGGTAGGATGCAATCTTTTACCCAATTAATTAGTATTAGTCCGAAATATGTGAACCTTGGAGACGATTGA
- the LOC137818097 gene encoding methionine aminopeptidase 1A-like isoform X7, with protein sequence MAGESDVSENNISCANCAKPANLQCPKCMELKLPRAGSAFCSQECFKSSWSSHKSVHLKAKLSSPDTQNSGSVSEGWLYCLKSGQARTPKLPYFDWTGSLRPYPISSKRVVPDQIDKPDWADDGIPKIEPSSGLQYTVEVKTPDQIQRMRETCHIAREVLDAAARIIQPGVMTDEIDRVVHEATIAAGGYPSPLNYNFFPKSCCTSVNEVICHGIPDARKLEDGDIVNVDVSVYYKGVHADLNETYFVGNIDEESCQLVKCTYECLEKAISIVKPGIRFREIGEVISRHASVSGFSVARSYCGHGIGELFHCAPNIPHYASILP encoded by the exons ATGGCGGGTGAATCTGATGTGTCCGAAAACAACATCTCTTGTGCTAACTGTGCCAAACCCGCCAATCTTCA GTGCCCAAAGTGCATGGAACTGAAGCTTCCTCGTGCAGGTTCTGCCTTCTG CTCTCAGGAATGTTTCAAATCTTCATGGAGCTCTCACAAATCAGTGCATCTGAAGGCAAAACTATCCTCACCAGACACCCAAAATTCAGGCTCAGTCAGTGAAGGTTGGTTATATTGTTTAAAGAGCGGGCAGGCTCGAACACCAAAGCTTCCTTACTTTGACTGGACTGG ATCACTGCGACCATATCCCATTTCCAGTAAACGGGTTGTCCCAGATCAAATTGATAAGCCTGATTGGGCTGATGAT GGAATTCCAAAAATTGAGCCCAGTAGTGGTCTGCAGTATACTGTTGAG GTCAAAACTCCAGATCAAATCCAGAGAATGAGGGAAACTTGTCAT ATTGCAAGGGAGGTGTTGGATGCAGCTGCTAGGATTATTCAGCCTGGTGTGATGACTGATGAGATTGATAGAGTTGTTCATGAGGCAACTATTGCTGCAG GAGGATATCCATCACCTCTCAATTACAATTTCTTCCCTAAATCTTGCTGCAC GTCAGTTAATGAAGTAATCTGCCATGGAATTCCTGACGCGAG GAAGCTTGAGGATGGTGACATTGTAAATGTTGATGTCTCTGTGTACTATAAAGGTGTTCATG CTGATCTCAATGAAACATACTTTGTGGGAAACATTGATGAAGAGTCTTGCCAATTGGTAAAATGCACATATGAGTGCCTGGAGAAGGCAATATCCATTG TTAAACCTGGGATACGGTTTCGCGAAATTGGTGAAGTTATTAGTCGTCATGCTTCAGTGTCTGGCTTCTCAGTG GCAAGATCATATTGTGGTCATGGAATTGGAGAGCTCTTCCATTGTGCACCAAACATTCCTCATTATGCTAGTATCCTTCCTTAG